From a single Ascaphus truei isolate aAscTru1 chromosome 2, aAscTru1.hap1, whole genome shotgun sequence genomic region:
- the RPL7 gene encoding large ribosomal subunit protein uL30 isoform X1 produces the protein MAGTEGKKLPSVPESLLKRRKAFAAMKAQRIKKILSEKKVRKEQRKLIYKRAESYYKEYRQMYRREVRLSRMARKAGNYYVPAEPKLAFVIRIRGINSVSPKVRKVLQLLRLRQIFNGTFVKLNKASINMLRLVEPYIAWGYPNLKSVRQLIYKRGYLKIRKQRIPMTDNSLVENNLGKCGIICVEDLIHEIFTVGKNFKAANNFLWPFKLSSPRGGMKKKTIHFVEGGDAGNREDQINRLIRRMN, from the exons ATGGCGGGTACAGA agGGAAAAAGTTGCCATCGGTTCCAGAAAGCCTTTTAAAAAGGCGAAAGGCTTTCGCAGCCATGAAGGCCCAGCGCATCAAAAAGATTCTGTCTGAAAAGAAA GTCCGTAAAGAACAAAGGAAGCTTATTTACAAGAGGGCTGAGAGCTACTACAAGGAATACAGACAGATGTACAGACGGGAAGTTCGTCTCTCCAGGATGGCCCGCAAAGCTGGAAACTACTATGTGCCTGCAGAACCCAAACTGGCTTTCGTGATCAGGATTAGAGG TATTAACAGTGTGAGCCCAAAGGTTCGTAAGGTTTTGCAACTTCTCCGTCTGCGTCAGATCTTCAACGGAACATTTGTGAAACTAAACAAGGCTTCCATTAACATGTTGAGACTGGTAGAACCCTACATTGCATGGGG TTATCCCAACCTGAAGTCTGTGCGGCAGCTTATCTACAAACGGGGGTACCTGAAGATCAGAAAGCAGCGCATCCCTATGACAGACAATTCTCTTGTTGAGAACAACCTTG GAAAATGCGGAATCATTTGTGTGGAAGACCTGATCCACGAGATCTTCACTGTTGGCAAAAACTTCAAGGCTGCAAATAACTTCCTGTGGCCCTTCAAACTGTCCTCCCCCAGGGGTGGGATGAAGAAGAAAACCATACACTTTGTTGAAGGCGGTGATGCTGGAAACAGGGAAGACCAGATTAACAGACTGATTAGAAGGATGAACTAA
- the RPL7 gene encoding large ribosomal subunit protein uL30 isoform X2 — protein sequence MKAQRIKKILSEKKVRKEQRKLIYKRAESYYKEYRQMYRREVRLSRMARKAGNYYVPAEPKLAFVIRIRGINSVSPKVRKVLQLLRLRQIFNGTFVKLNKASINMLRLVEPYIAWGYPNLKSVRQLIYKRGYLKIRKQRIPMTDNSLVENNLGKCGIICVEDLIHEIFTVGKNFKAANNFLWPFKLSSPRGGMKKKTIHFVEGGDAGNREDQINRLIRRMN from the exons ATGAAGGCCCAGCGCATCAAAAAGATTCTGTCTGAAAAGAAA GTCCGTAAAGAACAAAGGAAGCTTATTTACAAGAGGGCTGAGAGCTACTACAAGGAATACAGACAGATGTACAGACGGGAAGTTCGTCTCTCCAGGATGGCCCGCAAAGCTGGAAACTACTATGTGCCTGCAGAACCCAAACTGGCTTTCGTGATCAGGATTAGAGG TATTAACAGTGTGAGCCCAAAGGTTCGTAAGGTTTTGCAACTTCTCCGTCTGCGTCAGATCTTCAACGGAACATTTGTGAAACTAAACAAGGCTTCCATTAACATGTTGAGACTGGTAGAACCCTACATTGCATGGGG TTATCCCAACCTGAAGTCTGTGCGGCAGCTTATCTACAAACGGGGGTACCTGAAGATCAGAAAGCAGCGCATCCCTATGACAGACAATTCTCTTGTTGAGAACAACCTTG GAAAATGCGGAATCATTTGTGTGGAAGACCTGATCCACGAGATCTTCACTGTTGGCAAAAACTTCAAGGCTGCAAATAACTTCCTGTGGCCCTTCAAACTGTCCTCCCCCAGGGGTGGGATGAAGAAGAAAACCATACACTTTGTTGAAGGCGGTGATGCTGGAAACAGGGAAGACCAGATTAACAGACTGATTAGAAGGATGAACTAA